The genomic window AACCTATTCTCAACATACTCTTGATAAAATTAAGCAAGTTTATTTGTTCTTTAAATCCCTATTTTAATTTATGTTGTAGGGTGGCTTTAATATTACGAATGTTTTAGCAAGACCATGTCATTTTAGTGGAGGCCATGGATATGTTAGGATCAAATTCAGTGCTAGAATGCTGCTTTTGCAATAGAAGTTTGCAGTCATGTGGCCTATATATTGATCCGAATGCGCCCTCCTAAGGTCATCTCtaataaaaactctaaaaattcacaccctataacactattacagcattctctaacattattacagcatctcctattttttttatctccaacagacaccatattttctatctttcatTACTCTCCCCCTCCCGGACCTATGTGTATACTCAGTACACAGTGATGAGGCATACTACAGTAGGTAGCAAATTTGCCGGTTACTCCATCCCGATGGTATTACTATTAGTAGCAGAAAAGTTGATTTAAAGCATCTGTTGGAAAGGAATACAGTGGAGAGAGACATTTTACTGTAGCATGAAGAAAAAGTGCAAATGCTACCCTGTTGGAGTTGGCCTAAATCGGCATCCAAAATTTGCTTTTCGGAGTCCAAAACGGCACTTATGAGACTAATCTGAGCCATTCGGTCGCCATCGTGCCGCGACCAGGAAGCTTCCTCACGTCTCTCTTCCATACCGCGTCCTCGCCAGCCAGCACGAAGCGCGTTAATATCTCCACCTCCACCCCTccctttctcctcctctcccaAACCCAAACCCAACCCCGATCTCCAAATCCTCCTCCGGATTTCGCATTCCGCGCAGCGCAGGTGAGGCCCCCCTCCCCACCCCGATccattcctctcctcctctcctccgcgACGGATCCCGATTTTGTCTCGACCACATTGTCCATGGATCATTTCCGTCTCGTCTTCGGGATCTGGAGAtcgttctttctctctctctcccgtcGCGATCCGATTTGCTCCGCCGAAACATCAACGGATCTGTCTCGTTTCTTCCGAATTTTTCGATCTGTTTCCGCGCGCGAGCGGCATGGTCTTTTAGATCTCTACGAGTTCTCGTGTGATCTGCGCTCCGCGCTCGGGTCAGATTCGCGGCGCTACGGCGTGGGGCGCGTTCGCCACGGTCCGTCGCTGCGTAGGGTTTGTTTGTGTGGAGATCTGAGCGGTGGGATGGCGTGCAGGTGTGAGGAGTGAAAGATGGGGCTCGCGTTCGGGAAGCTCTTCAGCCGGCTCTTCGCCAAGAAGGAGATGCGGATCCTCATGGTCGGCCTCGACGCCGCCGGTAAAACCACCATCCTCTACAAGCTCAAGCTCGGCGAGATCGTCACCACCATCCCAACCATCGGTGAGCCACACGACGCATCGACCACTCTTTTGCTTTTGCATGCTGTCCGGGTTCTGTTCTTCATTTTGGTTGCGCAGGGTTGGTGTTGTAAGGAAACAGGTCCTGTTAATATTTCTCTTTGATAACCGAGTAGAAATGATGGATCTATCGTATTCGTTTTAATCCGTATTTGATTCAATCCTGATTTGTTCAGATTAAGGTCTGAGTGTTTATGGGCTCCGATGCTCCCAACAGGTTCACAAGGGCCATTCAACACATGGTTCATAAGACAGTTTAACCTCAGCATATCATGTTTATCCAGTACTCATGCCACAcctaatttccacacttatggATTACATTAGCTTAGTTGAATGTAAGATCTATTTGTTGCTAGTGAACATAATTCATTGATTTTTGGAGTTGTCATCATAGGACTGTTTAAGGTCACTCCAATAATTCATGAATTTGTTACATATTAGATTACTTCCCATCTGTGTTACCCGGACACCCGTGTCCAAAATTTTTTGCCGAGTCGGACACTCGCGTATCcgtgtcggattccgacacccgtgtTGGATTCCAAGTGGTATTTGGCGTGCCCCAaaatttttttgccgaatcggacgcCCCGACACGAGTCGGACTCCGACACACGCACCCGTGTCCATGTAACACAGCTTCCCATCTTCCCATAATTCGAAGATGTTGAAATACATGGAAGTACAAAGCAGAAGTTGTGAACGGGATGTCTGTCAGCTTTTAGTAGGGTGGTGCTTCATCAAACTCCTATGTAGTGAATAGCACTATAATGCTTGTCTTCTTGCTTGATTTATTGTTATACACTTGAGAATCGTGTTGTCTTCTTATAGCAGCTGATGAACATGCACACAATATTTTCTGTCTTTTCATGAAAACTAGTAAAATTTTGACATTTGGGATTGATGGAAGGTTCATTTAGACATTATCGTGTTCAGGAAAATTAAACAAAAATTGACTTCAATAGCATAGTGGAAATAACAACGCAATAATGGGCATTTAATGCATGTTTTCCACGTAGGGATATATTCTGTTAGTTGAAGAGTGATGTTTTTTGAACAAAAGTTaggatatattctaaaaattacATGGGTTTCAATCAACAAAAGTTTGGATACACTGGTTTATTTGAACAGTGATGTTTTTTGAACAAAAGTTAGGGATATCTTCATTTAATGCCATTTTGGATATACTGCATAGGGTGGTCTCCAGTGCTACTTTCTTATGTTTTTGTTGTGATAACATActtgtgatgttttatgttCTATTTCTCGTGTCTTATGAGAGAAGTGATTTCCTTTTGAAATGCAGGCTTCAATGTTGAAACTGTTGAGTACAAGAACATTAGCTTCACTGTCTGGGATGTTGGGGGTCAGGACAAGGTATGAACATTACTATATTAGCTTGACCTATGGCCTACCATCTCTCTGTCTTCTCCCGAAGTATTTACATGTTCTATCACATTTTTACTGACCTAAACTCATTTTTTTGAAAACAGATCAGACCTCTCTGGAGGCATTACTTCCAGAACACACAGGGTCTTATCTTTGTCGTGGACAGCAATGACCGTGACCGTGTTGTTGAAGCCAGAGATGAGCTGCACCGAATGCTGAACGAGGTAAACTATTCTCCTGGGTCACTTTATCATGTTGTCTTAGCAAGGCAattaatttatgaattttgcagtCATTGACATTCATGTGGTCTACATGTGGTTGACAAAGCAATCCTTTACTGAGGAGTGACTATCATTGTTCACCCCTTGCTTTACATTACCCTAAATTGTTTTAC from Phragmites australis chromosome 14, lpPhrAust1.1, whole genome shotgun sequence includes these protein-coding regions:
- the LOC133890632 gene encoding ADP-ribosylation factor 1-like produces the protein MGLAFGKLFSRLFAKKEMRILMVGLDAAGKTTILYKLKLGEIVTTIPTIGFNVETVEYKNISFTVWDVGGQDKIRPLWRHYFQNTQGLIFVVDSNDRDRVVEARDELHRMLNEDELRDAVLLVFANKQDLPNAMNAAEITDKLGLHSLRQRHWYIQSTCATTGEGLYEGLDWLSSNISKA